One part of the Cyclobacteriaceae bacterium genome encodes these proteins:
- a CDS encoding outer membrane lipoprotein-sorting protein — MKSRLLFTLLILFAANLQAQNVDQILEKYFEAMGGKSKLQNLKGIKMTAKVNQGGMEIPLEIVSLADGRQYTSFSVQGMTGWQNVYDGTSLWSTNFMTMKPEKSDAETTENFKLNIGDFPDPFLNYKAKGYKVELVGKETVDGSETFKLKLTRKPLSVDGKKEDNIAFYYIDTDNYVTLMVEQEIKSGQGKGMVTQTTMSDYQEVDGLLFPFSMAQGVKGMGSQPLVITKIELNPKVENKAFEFPSGN; from the coding sequence ATGAAAAGCAGACTACTCTTTACCCTTTTAATCTTATTTGCCGCCAACCTACAGGCCCAAAACGTTGACCAGATACTGGAAAAATATTTTGAGGCTATGGGCGGAAAATCTAAACTTCAAAACCTGAAGGGAATTAAAATGACCGCCAAAGTTAATCAGGGAGGCATGGAAATCCCCCTTGAGATTGTAAGCCTCGCTGATGGAAGACAATATACTTCTTTTAGCGTGCAGGGAATGACCGGATGGCAAAACGTTTATGATGGAACGTCTTTATGGTCAACCAACTTCATGACCATGAAGCCTGAAAAAAGTGATGCCGAGACTACTGAAAATTTTAAATTAAACATTGGTGATTTCCCTGACCCATTCCTTAACTACAAAGCCAAAGGTTATAAAGTTGAACTTGTTGGTAAGGAGACAGTAGATGGATCAGAAACATTCAAACTGAAACTGACAAGAAAACCACTTTCAGTTGATGGTAAAAAAGAAGATAATATAGCTTTCTACTACATCGATACTGATAATTACGTTACCCTGATGGTGGAACAAGAAATTAAAAGTGGTCAAGGAAAAGGAATGGTTACACAAACTACCATGAGCGACTACCAGGAAGTGGATGGACTGCTCTTCCCCTTTTCAATGGCACAAGGTGTTAAAGGCATGGGTTCGCAACCCCTGGTGATTACAAAAATTGAGCTAAACCCTAAAGTGGAAAATAAAGCTTTTGAATTTCCATCCGGAAATTAA
- a CDS encoding ATP-binding cassette domain-containing protein, with translation MSEELLKAVIQLFAIVARERITDDERNNIKEFLGLHLNRDAIKYYLNLFDEFCKNHKIDSEQDLSSLDEDTVQFVDDWAKIMQISKQVNQALTMQQKLVLIIKIIELIYADGEISERQENLVYYIGQALKVPRQDINELRNFVAGQDIDELASKNVLVIDEGYDDVPYPGPRIVEKNLTGLIAILKLSDSYFIKYLGISVVYLNSILLKSRKIDVFPTGSTIRGDKIDPIYYSDIIGKFLVGANQQKLTFTCDHIFYHFKSGKAGLQNINIAENGGKLIGIMGASGSGKSTLLNVLNGTEKPSSGRVRINGIDIHENPEKVQGVIGYIPQDDLLMEDLTVFENLYYAARLCFGQTAKEECAEKVEKLLVQLGLSEIRNLKVGSALQKTISGGQRKRLNIGLELLREPTILFVDEPTSGLSSRDSENIMDLLKELALRGKMVFVVIHQPSSDIFKMFDTLLILDVGGFQIYYGNPVEAVIYFRDIINAANKTQGACPECGNINPEQVFNIIETKVVNEYGRLTNTRKISAGQWYQYFKQKLKIPKVEHVNDPLPITQKIANRLHQFKIFAIRDTLSKLSNTQYLYINLLEAPVLAFFISFMVKYYNVVTRENGAYTFYENQNIPVFFFMSVVVALFFGLTLSAEEIFKDRKILKREQFLHLSRTGYLFSKIAVLFTISAFQTFLFILVGHFVLEIPLTEVRYWLILFSVACFANVLGLNISASFNSAVTIYILIPILIIPQLLLSGVVIEFDKFNPRVTKPIGVPLMGNIMASRWAFEAYMVTQYKDNPFEKQFYELDKIVAQSEYKRIYLIPELESKLSYCMVNRAQWRNVNHQGIKNSLLILQNEITNELTQIGGSSFDDLNKLAVGRFDSTVYVSTQQFLSTIKNVYLLRQNKAMKELELLKESMTDTPQKRAAYDKMRNTYQNKSVADAVRNINTMHRIVEYDGKLIQKLYPIYMDEHKPRYWFDFSANLYQPTKHFAGYTIDTLYFNIAVIWSMTLAFYVLLYFDGLRKVIQMIENRRYRRVDKS, from the coding sequence ATGAGTGAAGAACTGCTAAAAGCTGTTATTCAACTTTTTGCCATTGTAGCCCGCGAACGGATTACGGATGACGAGCGCAACAACATCAAGGAATTCCTGGGGTTGCACCTGAACCGCGATGCCATAAAATACTACCTCAATTTGTTCGATGAGTTTTGTAAGAACCACAAGATCGATTCGGAGCAGGACCTGAGTTCATTGGATGAAGACACCGTTCAGTTTGTAGATGACTGGGCGAAGATCATGCAGATCAGCAAGCAGGTAAACCAGGCGCTTACCATGCAACAAAAGTTAGTGCTGATCATTAAAATTATTGAGTTGATTTATGCTGACGGTGAAATCTCTGAGCGCCAGGAAAATCTTGTATACTACATTGGCCAGGCGCTTAAAGTACCCCGGCAGGATATTAATGAACTGCGCAATTTTGTGGCCGGCCAGGATATAGATGAGCTGGCATCAAAGAATGTACTGGTGATTGATGAGGGGTATGACGATGTACCTTACCCCGGGCCGCGTATTGTAGAAAAAAACCTTACGGGGCTTATTGCAATCCTTAAATTATCCGATTCGTACTTCATCAAATACCTGGGTATTTCGGTTGTATACCTGAACAGCATTTTATTAAAAAGCCGCAAGATTGATGTTTTTCCTACCGGCAGCACCATTCGTGGGGATAAGATTGACCCCATTTACTATAGCGACATCATCGGCAAATTCCTGGTAGGGGCGAACCAGCAAAAGTTAACCTTTACCTGCGATCATATATTTTATCATTTTAAATCCGGTAAAGCCGGTCTTCAAAATATCAATATTGCCGAAAATGGCGGTAAGCTTATTGGTATTATGGGGGCCAGTGGCTCGGGCAAGTCAACCTTGCTTAACGTTTTAAACGGAACCGAAAAACCTTCCAGTGGTCGGGTGCGCATCAATGGCATTGATATTCATGAAAATCCGGAGAAAGTACAGGGCGTGATCGGGTACATTCCGCAGGATGATTTGCTGATGGAAGACCTTACCGTGTTTGAAAACCTGTACTATGCCGCGCGCCTTTGTTTCGGCCAAACCGCTAAAGAAGAATGTGCGGAGAAAGTTGAAAAGCTTTTGGTGCAATTGGGTTTAAGCGAAATAAGAAACCTGAAGGTTGGTTCAGCTTTGCAAAAAACAATCAGTGGCGGCCAGCGCAAGCGGTTAAATATCGGGCTTGAATTGCTTCGCGAACCTACCATTTTATTTGTGGATGAGCCCACATCCGGCCTGTCATCGCGCGACAGCGAAAACATTATGGACCTGCTAAAGGAACTTGCCTTACGCGGTAAAATGGTGTTTGTGGTTATTCACCAGCCATCGTCCGACATCTTTAAGATGTTTGACACGTTGCTGATCCTGGATGTTGGAGGCTTTCAGATATATTATGGTAACCCGGTTGAAGCGGTTATTTACTTTCGTGATATCATCAATGCGGCCAATAAGACACAGGGTGCATGTCCGGAGTGTGGTAATATTAACCCCGAACAGGTTTTTAATATTATTGAAACCAAAGTTGTAAATGAGTACGGAAGGCTTACCAACACACGAAAAATTTCTGCCGGGCAATGGTATCAGTATTTTAAACAGAAGCTGAAAATACCGAAGGTTGAGCATGTAAACGATCCGTTGCCGATTACACAGAAAATAGCCAATCGGCTGCATCAATTTAAAATATTTGCTATCCGCGATACATTATCCAAGTTATCCAACACTCAATACCTGTATATTAATTTGCTTGAGGCTCCGGTGCTGGCATTCTTTATCAGCTTTATGGTAAAGTATTATAACGTGGTAACGCGTGAAAACGGGGCTTATACTTTTTATGAGAACCAGAATATTCCGGTTTTCTTTTTTATGAGTGTAGTGGTAGCCTTGTTTTTTGGATTGACGTTAAGTGCAGAAGAAATTTTTAAAGACCGTAAAATACTTAAGCGCGAGCAGTTTCTGCACCTTAGCCGTACGGGTTATCTTTTTTCAAAGATAGCAGTGCTGTTTACCATTTCTGCATTTCAAACTTTCTTGTTCATCCTTGTCGGGCATTTTGTGCTGGAGATACCCTTAACGGAGGTTCGGTATTGGCTGATCTTATTTAGTGTTGCTTGTTTTGCAAACGTGTTGGGGTTGAATATATCAGCTTCCTTTAATAGTGCTGTTACGATCTATATTTTAATACCCATATTGATAATACCTCAACTGCTGTTGAGCGGAGTAGTAATTGAGTTTGATAAGTTTAACCCCAGGGTTACCAAGCCTATTGGTGTGCCGCTTATGGGTAATATTATGGCCTCGCGTTGGGCATTTGAGGCATACATGGTTACCCAGTACAAGGATAACCCGTTTGAAAAACAATTTTATGAATTGGATAAAATAGTTGCGCAATCGGAGTATAAACGAATCTATTTAATACCCGAGCTGGAATCAAAATTATCGTATTGTATGGTTAACAGGGCGCAATGGCGAAATGTTAATCACCAGGGTATTAAAAATTCACTATTAATTCTGCAAAATGAAATTACCAACGAGCTGACCCAGATTGGCGGAAGTAGTTTTGACGATTTGAATAAACTGGCGGTGGGCCGGTTTGACTCAACAGTATACGTGAGCACGCAGCAATTTTTGTCAACCATTAAAAATGTTTACCTGTTGAGACAAAACAAAGCCATGAAAGAATTAGAGTTATTGAAGGAATCCATGACCGATACTCCTCAAAAACGTGCTGCCTACGACAAGATGAGGAACACGTATCAAAACAAATCAGTAGCCGATGCTGTAAGGAATATCAATACCATGCATCGGATTGTTGAATATGACGGAAAGCTTATCCAGAAGCTTTACCCCATATACATGGATGAGCACAAGCCGCGCTATTGGTTTGATTTTTCGGCCAACCTGTACCAACCTACCAAGCATTTTGCAGGGTACACTATAGATACACTGTACTTTAACATCGCGGTGATCTGGAGCATGACCTTAGCGTTCTATGTTCTGTTGTATTTCGATGGTTTGAGAAAGGTTATACAAATGATTGAGAACAGGCGATACCGCAGGGTGGACAAGAGTTGA
- a CDS encoding histone deacetylase, producing the protein MLKIAWGPSYVLPLPPNHRFPMSKYEVLPQQLLYEGTVKPGNFFTPEPVDERWIVRTHDDAYWKKLASQRLSPQEIRRTGFPLSPELVKREVTIMQGTLQCTHYALQYGVAMNIAGGTHHAFTNKGEGFCLLNDIAIASNYLLDNELAKQILVVDLDVHQGNGTAQIFRNEPRVFTFSMHGANNYPLLKENSDLDIGLPDRTNDAFYLKTLDTNLKNLLDTVQPDFLFFQSGVDILDTDKLGKLSVTREGCKQRDRIVLEAAKQNNIPLVASMGGGYSENFRDIIEAHANTYRLAQEIFF; encoded by the coding sequence ATGTTAAAAATTGCCTGGGGCCCGTCTTACGTTTTGCCACTTCCACCCAATCATCGGTTTCCGATGAGTAAATATGAAGTATTGCCTCAGCAGTTGTTATACGAAGGCACTGTTAAACCTGGAAATTTTTTTACCCCCGAACCCGTTGATGAACGCTGGATTGTACGCACACACGATGATGCTTACTGGAAGAAATTAGCTTCGCAAAGATTATCGCCACAGGAAATACGCAGGACTGGATTTCCGTTATCACCGGAGTTGGTGAAACGGGAGGTAACCATAATGCAAGGGACACTGCAATGCACACACTATGCGCTTCAATATGGTGTTGCCATGAACATTGCAGGTGGTACACATCATGCTTTTACAAACAAGGGTGAGGGATTTTGTTTGTTGAATGATATAGCCATTGCGTCAAACTATTTGCTCGACAATGAATTGGCAAAACAAATTCTGGTAGTAGACCTTGATGTTCACCAGGGAAACGGCACGGCACAAATATTCCGGAACGAACCCCGTGTTTTCACCTTTAGCATGCATGGCGCTAACAACTATCCACTGCTTAAAGAAAATTCAGACCTGGATATTGGTTTGCCCGATCGTACGAATGATGCTTTCTATTTGAAAACACTTGACACTAACCTTAAAAACTTGCTGGATACGGTTCAACCCGATTTCCTTTTCTTTCAATCGGGTGTGGATATTTTGGATACCGATAAGTTGGGAAAACTTTCTGTTACACGCGAAGGATGCAAACAACGCGACCGGATTGTATTGGAAGCTGCCAAACAAAATAACATTCCTCTGGTGGCGAGTATGGGCGGGGGATATTCCGAGAACTTTCGTGATATTATTGAGGCGCATGCCAACACCTACCGGTTAGCCCAGGAAATTTTCTTTTGA
- a CDS encoding DUF4184 family protein, which produces MPFTFSHPAIILPFAKIRSAYISMSCLVVGSMTPDFQYFLQMKLKGKISHTWHGAFMVDLPIALMLIFIFHQIVKRPLIENLPTYFQSRLMDLYALDFTQAFRKNYVGYLLCLQIGILSHVFWDSFTHSNAYFVDHMEFLTWRVEYEGIPDKPLYRYVQHISTVIGAIIIGVFFHFLPARINTFSINWRYWFFVLLFFAVSFLIRWVFGFRFFGDFVVAFLSCIFLGFILAGIAFHPSVKRLLSQ; this is translated from the coding sequence ATGCCTTTTACTTTTTCACATCCAGCCATTATTCTTCCGTTTGCCAAAATCAGGTCGGCTTATATTTCTATGTCGTGCCTGGTGGTGGGCAGCATGACTCCCGATTTTCAATATTTTCTTCAAATGAAATTGAAAGGTAAGATCAGCCACACCTGGCATGGCGCTTTCATGGTTGATCTTCCCATCGCTTTAATGCTGATATTTATTTTTCACCAAATCGTAAAAAGACCATTGATTGAAAATTTGCCAACCTATTTTCAATCACGCTTAATGGATTTGTACGCGTTGGATTTTACTCAGGCCTTCCGCAAAAACTATGTTGGCTATTTATTGTGTTTGCAGATAGGGATTTTATCGCATGTCTTTTGGGATAGCTTCACACATTCCAATGCCTACTTTGTCGATCATATGGAGTTTCTGACATGGAGGGTTGAGTATGAAGGCATACCCGACAAACCTCTTTACCGGTATGTTCAACACATCAGCACAGTGATTGGTGCTATCATTATCGGGGTATTTTTTCATTTCCTTCCAGCTCGTATCAATACTTTTTCAATCAATTGGCGTTACTGGTTTTTTGTGTTGTTGTTCTTTGCCGTTTCCTTTTTGATCCGCTGGGTATTCGGCTTCCGTTTTTTTGGTGACTTTGTTGTTGCATTCTTGAGTTGCATTTTTCTTGGATTCATTTTAGCAGGAATAGCCTTTCATCCGTCTGTAAAACGTTTGCTCAGTCAGTAG
- a CDS encoding MHS family MFS transporter: MEYISSRKTLWSVITASSVGTLIEWYDFYIFGSLAVILSEQFFPQTNPTAAFLSTLATFAAGFIVRPFGALVFGRLGDIVGRKYTFLVTLTLMGASTFAIGLVPGYASIGVAAPILVLILRLVQGLALGGEYGGAATYVAEHSPAAKRGFYTSFIQTTATLGLFVSIGVILAVREWVGIEDFTSWGWRIPFILSAVLVAISIYIRLRMQESPLFAKIKSEGKLSKNPIKESFTKKENLILVLLALFGATAGQGVVWYTGQFYALTFIQKICNVEFVQSYHIIAIALLIGTPLFIYFGWWSDKVGRKYIMMAGMLLAVLFYRPIYGKMHALADLSAKTEVVEKLQSSTSFSINDQDDSVKVITQIRHYTDGYQLYETVKYTSAGETLSVSRQIILNEDAKWLMIILVLIQVVFVTMVYGPIAAFLVELFPTRIRYTSMSLPYHIGNGIFGGLTPFIAASLYELSKSESNPSGDVLAGLWYPIGIAVVTFIIGMIFLPKKIKGEVLEDVN, from the coding sequence ATGGAGTATATCAGCAGCCGTAAGACCCTATGGTCGGTTATCACCGCCTCTTCGGTAGGTACCTTAATCGAGTGGTACGATTTCTACATCTTTGGAAGTTTAGCGGTAATCCTATCTGAGCAATTCTTTCCACAAACAAATCCAACTGCAGCTTTCCTTTCTACCCTGGCAACTTTTGCGGCCGGCTTTATTGTGCGCCCTTTCGGTGCGTTAGTGTTTGGCCGGTTGGGAGATATCGTGGGAAGAAAATATACTTTTCTCGTCACGCTTACGCTGATGGGAGCCTCCACGTTTGCCATAGGGCTCGTGCCCGGGTATGCGAGCATCGGTGTAGCCGCACCTATATTGGTATTGATTCTTCGCCTGGTGCAAGGCCTGGCTTTAGGGGGTGAGTATGGCGGGGCTGCAACCTATGTTGCAGAGCATTCACCCGCTGCGAAACGGGGTTTCTACACCAGCTTCATCCAAACAACTGCTACACTGGGACTATTTGTTTCAATAGGTGTAATCTTAGCTGTGCGCGAGTGGGTGGGCATCGAAGACTTTACAAGCTGGGGGTGGCGTATTCCGTTTATTCTGTCGGCTGTATTGGTAGCCATTTCTATTTACATCCGCCTGCGCATGCAGGAGTCGCCATTGTTTGCTAAAATAAAATCTGAAGGAAAGCTCTCTAAAAATCCCATTAAGGAAAGTTTTACGAAAAAAGAGAACCTGATACTCGTGCTGCTTGCACTGTTTGGTGCCACTGCCGGCCAAGGTGTGGTTTGGTATACGGGGCAATTCTATGCTCTTACGTTTATTCAGAAAATCTGTAATGTTGAGTTTGTTCAATCCTATCACATCATTGCCATTGCCTTACTAATTGGAACTCCTTTGTTCATTTACTTTGGGTGGTGGTCGGATAAAGTCGGGAGGAAATATATTATGATGGCGGGCATGTTGCTAGCCGTTTTATTTTACAGGCCGATATACGGTAAAATGCACGCGTTGGCTGATCTTTCTGCCAAAACTGAAGTTGTGGAAAAGCTTCAATCCTCAACATCCTTTAGTATAAATGATCAGGATGACTCTGTAAAAGTTATTACACAAATCCGACACTACACCGATGGATATCAACTTTATGAAACTGTTAAGTATACTTCAGCAGGCGAAACACTGAGTGTAAGCAGGCAAATAATTTTAAATGAAGATGCGAAATGGTTAATGATTATTCTGGTTCTCATTCAGGTTGTTTTTGTAACGATGGTTTACGGGCCGATTGCTGCATTTTTGGTTGAGTTATTCCCAACACGAATACGGTATACTTCTATGTCGCTACCATATCACATAGGTAATGGCATTTTTGGTGGACTTACACCTTTTATTGCGGCCAGTTTATATGAACTCAGTAAATCTGAAAGTAATCCTTCCGGTGATGTACTGGCAGGATTGTGGTACCCGATCGGAATTGCGGTGGTTACTTTTATAATTGGTATGATCTTTCTCCCGAAAAAAATAAAAGGCGAGGTATTGGAGGATGTAAATTAG
- the ligD gene encoding non-homologous end-joining DNA ligase, with protein sequence MAKKSHWTQVGKRKLELSNLDKVLFPEDGIVKAEVIAYYLKIAPTILNHIKGRALTLIRFPDGIHGEMFYQKNRPEWAPKWLEFERLGKEEKDYIIATEPASLVWLANLASLELHQLHSRRPNFDFPDYMVFDLDPPEGYSFEKIVSLAFDLRAHVESFGYTAFVKTTGGKGVHICCPLEPKFDFHTVFESAQLIAQPFAEANAKETTLHIKKDARKGRVLIDIYRIRSGQSIVSPYSLRGRVGAPVSMPLRWDELENLKSPLEHNIHNVIDKVLNDGDAWEGMDAFAVELHNHRKRVVAKELPVSRKRKTPAQLESYEKKRDFKKTPEPDARVVEGGGNNFVIHRHHASHLHYDLRLEQDGVLKSWAVPKGMPPHPGVKRLAVQTEDHPMKYLTFDGKIPKGQYGGGDMWIYALGKYTITKEKKDGFYFRLSSKELTGEYRIYQIKQKEFLLERVDIPQIDFLKDEIAPMLSDSATILPGNSEDYVYEVKWDGIRALIALEDGQLRIRSRNQNDITRQFPELLLADKAFRATNGLFDAEIVCLDKKGKPEFKKVINRLMASGETNISKLSKSTPVYCYIFDCLYLDGRSLINEPLMQRKVWLKDVIKKETPYRVSEWVEDGDALLEAAKVHNLEGVMAKRKDGRYFPGRRSDSWLKIKIRNTTECVVIGYNEGKGNRKEAFGGLHLAQWEGDELVYRGKVGTGFDDATIKEIFSRIKKLKQIKKPVGGKVLDEKVSTWVEPKLMLEVTYSSLTPDKNFREPVFVRLREDLMV encoded by the coding sequence ATGGCTAAGAAATCACACTGGACGCAGGTAGGGAAACGCAAGTTGGAATTATCCAACCTGGATAAGGTTTTGTTTCCTGAAGATGGCATTGTGAAGGCCGAAGTAATTGCCTACTACCTGAAGATTGCCCCTACAATTTTAAATCACATCAAAGGTCGCGCATTAACACTGATCCGTTTTCCGGATGGTATTCATGGCGAAATGTTTTACCAGAAGAACCGACCGGAGTGGGCGCCCAAGTGGCTGGAGTTTGAGCGATTGGGGAAGGAGGAGAAAGACTATATTATTGCCACAGAACCGGCCTCGTTGGTTTGGTTGGCCAATCTTGCATCGCTTGAGTTGCACCAGCTGCATAGCCGCAGGCCGAATTTCGATTTTCCGGATTACATGGTGTTTGATCTGGATCCACCGGAAGGATATTCATTTGAAAAAATTGTTTCCCTTGCGTTCGACCTAAGGGCTCATGTCGAATCGTTTGGGTATACCGCTTTTGTTAAGACTACCGGTGGTAAGGGTGTTCATATTTGTTGTCCGCTTGAGCCGAAGTTTGATTTTCATACAGTATTCGAATCAGCACAACTCATCGCTCAACCCTTTGCAGAGGCCAACGCAAAGGAAACAACCCTGCACATCAAAAAGGATGCTCGCAAAGGGCGTGTATTAATTGATATCTATCGTATCCGATCCGGACAAAGTATTGTATCTCCGTACAGTTTGCGCGGCAGGGTAGGTGCACCGGTTTCCATGCCATTACGGTGGGACGAACTGGAGAATCTAAAAAGTCCGCTGGAACATAACATTCACAACGTGATTGATAAAGTTTTGAATGATGGCGATGCCTGGGAAGGCATGGATGCTTTTGCGGTAGAACTGCACAACCATCGAAAGCGCGTGGTAGCAAAAGAGTTACCAGTTTCCAGGAAGAGAAAGACACCCGCCCAGCTTGAATCCTACGAAAAGAAACGCGACTTTAAGAAAACACCGGAACCCGATGCGCGCGTTGTTGAGGGAGGTGGAAACAATTTTGTGATCCACCGTCATCATGCTTCACACCTTCACTATGATTTGCGGTTAGAGCAGGATGGTGTATTGAAATCATGGGCGGTGCCGAAAGGAATGCCGCCACATCCGGGGGTAAAACGGTTGGCGGTACAAACCGAAGATCACCCGATGAAATACCTGACTTTTGATGGCAAAATCCCGAAAGGGCAGTATGGCGGTGGTGATATGTGGATTTACGCATTAGGCAAGTACACCATTACGAAAGAAAAGAAAGATGGATTTTATTTCAGGCTGAGCAGTAAAGAACTGACGGGGGAGTATCGCATTTACCAAATCAAGCAAAAAGAATTTCTGTTAGAGCGTGTTGATATTCCACAAATTGATTTTCTGAAGGATGAGATAGCGCCCATGCTTTCCGATAGCGCCACTATATTACCAGGTAATTCTGAGGACTACGTTTATGAAGTCAAGTGGGATGGTATTCGCGCCCTGATTGCGTTGGAAGATGGTCAACTTCGTATTCGAAGCCGAAACCAAAACGATATTACCAGGCAATTTCCCGAACTGCTGCTTGCCGATAAGGCCTTTCGTGCTACAAATGGATTGTTTGATGCCGAGATTGTTTGCCTTGATAAAAAAGGGAAGCCTGAATTCAAAAAAGTGATCAACCGCCTTATGGCTTCGGGTGAGACTAACATCAGCAAGCTTTCGAAATCAACTCCTGTTTATTGCTATATTTTTGATTGTCTGTATTTGGATGGAAGGAGCCTGATCAATGAGCCCTTAATGCAACGCAAAGTATGGTTGAAAGATGTGATCAAAAAGGAAACGCCTTACCGCGTGAGCGAATGGGTTGAAGATGGGGATGCCCTGCTGGAAGCTGCCAAAGTACACAACCTGGAAGGTGTAATGGCCAAGCGCAAGGATGGACGTTATTTTCCCGGCAGGCGAAGTGATTCGTGGTTGAAGATCAAGATCAGGAATACAACCGAATGCGTGGTGATTGGGTACAATGAGGGAAAGGGAAATCGTAAGGAAGCGTTTGGTGGTCTGCACCTGGCCCAATGGGAAGGTGATGAGTTGGTTTATCGCGGCAAAGTAGGAACCGGCTTTGACGATGCCACGATAAAAGAAATTTTCTCGCGCATTAAAAAATTGAAACAAATCAAGAAGCCTGTGGGGGGCAAGGTGCTCGATGAAAAAGTATCCACTTGGGTGGAACCTAAACTGATGCTTGAGGTGACTTATTCATCGTTAACACCCGACAAAAACTTCAGGGAACCGGTGTTTGTGCGGTTGCGGGAGGATTTGATGGTATAA
- a CDS encoding helix-turn-helix transcriptional regulator, producing the protein MKRVINIMQGGVQYLIGEPTVPLNLWVDHFLIAKGWPQFSERRVFPNNHVDIFFNLGDSNNGKLFRNPNSFEFKDCIVSGLRTSFMEIRPSSYFEVVGIRFTLFGFFDLFKIPAVEITDQNYTQFDVLGKEAQILYAKLMDCKSIPDKFNVLEQWMQAKADSRPPDIRNWARIEQILREPFGSVQTKLAQVMGYSHKHIVSLFRERAGLTPKAVQKIYRMNSVIKNLSTKNALDLPDLAYALGYSDQSHMIREVKRFTGFTPVQLQHQHTISTDKLLREVR; encoded by the coding sequence ATGAAACGCGTAATTAATATAATGCAAGGCGGTGTACAGTATCTTATCGGTGAGCCTACCGTACCGTTAAACTTGTGGGTTGATCATTTTTTAATTGCGAAAGGATGGCCTCAATTTTCTGAGAGACGTGTATTTCCAAATAACCATGTAGATATTTTTTTTAACCTGGGTGACTCCAATAATGGTAAACTATTCAGGAACCCAAACTCGTTTGAGTTTAAGGATTGTATTGTTTCAGGATTAAGGACGAGCTTTATGGAGATAAGGCCTTCCAGTTATTTTGAAGTTGTTGGCATACGATTTACACTATTCGGATTTTTCGACCTCTTTAAGATACCCGCTGTTGAAATTACAGATCAGAACTATACTCAATTTGATGTGCTTGGAAAGGAAGCACAAATACTGTACGCCAAACTCATGGATTGTAAATCAATACCCGATAAATTCAATGTGCTTGAACAATGGATGCAAGCCAAGGCCGACAGCAGGCCACCGGACATCAGAAATTGGGCCCGGATTGAACAAATACTTCGGGAACCGTTTGGCTCGGTTCAAACTAAGCTTGCCCAAGTAATGGGTTACTCACACAAACACATTGTATCATTATTTCGTGAAAGGGCAGGCCTAACGCCTAAAGCAGTACAAAAAATCTATCGGATGAATAGTGTTATTAAAAACCTTTCAACAAAAAATGCTTTAGACCTACCGGACTTGGCGTATGCGTTGGGATATAGCGATCAAAGCCACATGATTCGGGAAGTTAAGCGTTTTACCGGTTTTACACCCGTTCAGTTGCAGCACCAACACACCATTTCAACCGATAAGCTATTGCGCGAGGTGAGGTAA